A genomic region of Oryza glaberrima chromosome 1, OglaRS2, whole genome shotgun sequence contains the following coding sequences:
- the LOC127777441 gene encoding uncharacterized protein LOC127777441 — MGGGGDERGEWEAAVREEVGVGGWWDDPDGDELRARFKAFTGQRRDWPQPKLLFWKGLLLRVARRLRLCSAPARLVLGVWFARPGGLTPLCLPQVLEEMRADGEILLKSELIDPTTGSLYQLVRRMSQMAVVSKQPIAQDDILVFKSLIEERAAEIVDQLRNSHWTSTCIVTISKFNAFFHGQEDSHVALCYLTQCGKARYIVDRRQDSVEGVKFSLMAAQVPAVSKLDHNTLHLILTEEKLQQQLDVLDRQWQISRRRALVSFKSGDKQSAYRYVRQSKLFSESRKRCTPLLERVEEVISLIASAETTKKVNEAIKVSIQAMNEHHVSVEEVNEHLKEVDDLVATQREIDAALGSVILQSMDSEENIEEEFMKLEAELQDEFPHVQEDPVSHANEELPNDEDIDSLSNNLSNIKLEAI; from the exons atgggcggcggcggcgacgaaagGGGAGagtgggaggcggcggtgagggaggaggtgggggtcGGCGGGTGGTGGGACGAtcccgacggcgacgagctccgcgcCAGGTTCAAGGCCTTCACGGGGCAGCGCCGCGACTGGCCCCAGCCCAAGCTCCTCTTCTGGaagggcctcctcctccgcgtcgcgcgccgcctccgcctctgctcCGCCCCCGCGCGCCTC GTGCTGGGTGTTTGGTTCGCGCGCCCTGGTGGCCTCACGCCGCTGTGCTTGCCGCAGGTTCTG GAAGAGATGCGTGCCGATGGGGAGATTCTGCTCAAATCGGAGCTAATCGATCCGACTACAGGGAGCTTGTATCAGCTAGTCAGGAGGATGAGCCAGATGGCTGTCGTCTCAAAGCAGCCGATTGCGCAGGACGACATCCTCGTGTTTAAATCGTTGATTGAG GAACGGGCTGCTGAAATTGTTGATCAGCTGAGGAATTCTCATTGGACGTCAACGTGCATTGTTACTATTAGTAAATTCAATGCCTTCTTCCATGGGCAGGAGGATTCTCATGTTGCATTATGTTACTTGACACAATGTGGGAAAGCACGGTATATTGTTGATAGGAGGCAAGATTCTGTTGAG GGTGTGAAGTTTTCGCTCATGGCTGCACAAGTTCCTGCTGTCTCAAAGCTTGACCACAACACATTGCACTTAATTTTGACGGAAGAAAAgttgcagcagcagcttgaTGTACTTGATCGCCAATGGCAAAT TTCAAGAAGGAGGGCATTGGTATCCTTCAAATCTGGGGATAAACAGTCAGCTTATCGATATGTGCGGCAGTCTAAGTTGTTCTCAGAAAGCAGGAAAAGATGCACACCACTGCTGGAGAGGGTTGAAGAAGTTATAAGCCTAATTGCTAGTGCTGAAACAACTAAGAAG GTTAATGAGGCAATCAAAGTCAGTATTCAGGCGATGAATGAGCATCATGTGAGCGTAGAGGAGGTTAACGAGCACCTAAAGGAGGTTGATGACCTTGTTGCAACACAAAGAGAAATTGATGCTGCCTTAG gatCAGTAATACTCCAGTCAATGGATTCTGAAGAAAATATCGAGGAAGAATTCATGAAGCTGGAAGCAGAATTGCAGGATGAGTTTCCTCACGTTCAAGAAGATCCAGTTTCACATGCCAATGAAGAATTACCTAATGATGAAGATATTGATTCATTGAGCAATAACCTTTCAAACATTAAACTCGAGGCCATCTAG
- the LOC127777410 gene encoding transcription factor PHYTOCHROME INTERACTING FACTOR-LIKE 15 isoform X3, whose amino-acid sequence MSDGNDFAELLWENGQAVVHGRKKHPQPAFPPFGFFGGTGGGGGGSSSRAQERQPGGIDAFAKVGGGFGALGMAPAVHDFASGFGATTQDNGDDDTVPWIHYPIIDDEDAAAPAALAAADYGSDFFSELQAAAAAAAAAAPPTDLASLPASNHNGATNNRNAPVATTTTREPSKESHGGLSVPTTRAEPQPQPQLAAAKLPRSSGSGGGEGVMNFSLFSRPAVLARATLESAQRTQGTDNKASNVTASNRVESTVVQTASGPRSAPAFADQRAAAWPPQPKEMPFASTAAAPMAPAVNLHHEMGRDRAGRTMPVHKTEARKAPEATGATSSVCSGNGAGSDELWRQQKRKCQAQAECSASQDDDLDDEPGVLRKSGTRSTKRSRTAEVHNLSERRRRDRINEKMRALQELIPNCNKIDKASMLDEAIEYLKTLQLQVQLSLTQMMSMGTGLCIPPMLLPTAMQHLQIPPMAHFPHLGMGLGYGMGVFDMSNTGALQMPPMPGAHFPCPMIPGASPQGLGIPGTSTMPMFGVPGQTIPSSASSVPPFASLAGLPVRPSGVPQVSGAMANMVQDQQQGIANQQQQCLNKEAIQGANPGDSQMQIIMQGDNENFRIPSSAQTKSSQFSDGTGKGTNARERDGAET is encoded by the exons AT GTCCGACGGCAACGACTTCGCCGAGCTGCTGTGGGAGAACGGCCAGGCGGTGGTGCACGGGAGGAAGAAGCACCCGCAGCCGGCCTTCCCGCCGTTCGGCTTCTTCGGTggcaccggcggtggcggcggcggcagcagtagTAGAGCCCAGGAGAGGCAGCCCGGCGGCATCGATGCGTTCGCCAAGGTGGGGGGCGGCTTCGGCGCCTTGGGCATGGCTCCGGCGGTGCACGACTTCGCTTCTGGCTTCGGCGCCACCACGCAGGACAACGGTGATGATGACACCGTTCCGTGGATCCATTACCCCATAATTGACGATGaagacgccgccgcccctgctgCTCTCGCAGCAGCGGACTATGGCTCCGACTTCTTCTCCGAgctccaggcggcggcggctgccgcggcggccgccgcgccgccgaccgaTCTCGCCTCTCTGCCAGCCTCCAATCACAACGGCGCCACCAATAACAGAAATGCTCCggttgccaccaccaccaccagggaACCCTCCAAGGAAAGCCACGGCGGCCTGTCGGTTCCCACCACCCGAGccgagccgcagccgcagccacaGCTCGCCGCAGCCAAGCTGCCTCGgtcgagcggcagcggcggcggcgagggcgtgaTGAACTTCTCGCTCTTCTCCCGCCCGGCCGTCCTGGCGAGGGCGACGCTGGAGAGCGCGCAGAGGACGCAGGGCACCGACAATAAGGCGTCCAATGTCACCGCGAGCAACCGCGTCGAGTCGACGGTCGTGCAGACGGCGAGCGGGCCAAGGAGCGCACCGGCGTTCGCCGATcagagggcggcggcgtggccgccgcAGCCGAAGGAGATGCCGTTCGCGTCCACGGCAGCCGCTCCCATGGCCCCGGCCGTTAACCTGCACCACGAGATGGGCCGTGACAGGGCAGGCCGAACCATGCCTGTCCACAAAACCGAGGCGAGGAAGGCACCTGAGGCCACGGGCGCGACATCGTCGGTGTGCTCCGGCAACGGAGCTGGGAGTGACGAGCTGTGGCGCCAGCAGAAGCGGAAGTGCCAGGCCCAGGCAGAGTGCTCAGCTAGCCAAGACGAT GATCTTGACGATGAACCTGGAGTATTGAGAAAATCTGGAACCAGGAGCACGAAACGCAGCCGCACAGCTGAGGTTCACAATTTATCAGAAAGG AGGAGAAGGGACAGGATCAATGAAAAGATGCGCGCTCTGCAAGAACTCATTCCCAACTGCAACAAG ATTGATAAAGCCTCGATGCTGGATGAAGCTATAGAGTACCTCAAAACCCTTCAGCTTCAAGTACAG TTGTCATTGACACAGATGATGTCCATGGGAACTGGGCTGTGCATTCCTCCAATGCTATTACCAACAGCCATGCAGCACTTGCAAATTCCACCGATGGCTCATTTCCCTCATCTCGGCATGGGATTGGGGTACGGGATGGGCGTCTTCGACATGAGCAACACTGGAGCACTTCAGATGCCACCCATGCCTGGTGCTCACTTTCCCTGCCCAATGATCCCAGGTGCGTCACCACAAGGTCTTGGGATCCCTGGCACAAGCACCATGCCAATGTTTGGGGTTCCTGGGCAAACAATTCCTTCGTCAGCGTCTAGTGTACCACCATTTGCATCTTTGGCTGGTCTTCCTGTTAGGCCAAGCGGGGTCCCTCAAGTATCAGGCGCCATGGCTAACATGGTGCAAGACCAGCAACAAGGCATAGCGAATCAACAGCAGCAATGTCTGAACAAGGAAGCTATACAGGGAGCAAATCCAGGTGATTCACAAATGCAGATCATCATGCAG GGTGACAACGAGAATTTTAGGATACCCTCTTCAGCCCAAACAAAAAGCAGTCAATTTTCAGATGGTACCGGAAAGGGGACCAAcgctagagagagagatggggctGAAACATAA
- the LOC127777410 gene encoding transcription factor PHYTOCHROME INTERACTING FACTOR-LIKE 15 isoform X1, with protein MSDGNDFAELLWENGQAVVHGRKKHPQPAFPPFGFFGGTGGGGGGSSSRAQERQPGGIDAFAKVGGGFGALGMAPAVHDFASGFGATTQDNGDDDTVPWIHYPIIDDEDAAAPAALAAADYGSDFFSELQAAAAAAAAAAPPTDLASLPASNHNGATNNRNAPVATTTTREPSKESHGGLSVPTTRAEPQPQPQLAAAKLPRSSGSGGGEGVMNFSLFSRPAVLARATLESAQRTQGTDNKASNVTASNRVESTVVQTASGPRSAPAFADQRAAAWPPQPKEMPFASTAAAPMAPAVNLHHEMGRDRAGRTMPVHKTEARKAPEATGATSSVCSGNGAGSDELWRQQKRKCQAQAECSASQDDDLDDEPGVLRKSGTRSTKRSRTAEVHNLSERRRRDRINEKMRALQELIPNCNKACYVLQIDKASMLDEAIEYLKTLQLQVQLSLTQMMSMGTGLCIPPMLLPTAMQHLQIPPMAHFPHLGMGLGYGMGVFDMSNTGALQMPPMPGAHFPCPMIPGASPQGLGIPGTSTMPMFGVPGQTIPSSASSVPPFASLAGLPVRPSGVPQVSGAMANMVQDQQQGIANQQQQCLNKEAIQGANPGDSQMQIIMQGDNENFRIPSSAQTKSSQFSDGTGKGTNARERDGAET; from the exons AT GTCCGACGGCAACGACTTCGCCGAGCTGCTGTGGGAGAACGGCCAGGCGGTGGTGCACGGGAGGAAGAAGCACCCGCAGCCGGCCTTCCCGCCGTTCGGCTTCTTCGGTggcaccggcggtggcggcggcggcagcagtagTAGAGCCCAGGAGAGGCAGCCCGGCGGCATCGATGCGTTCGCCAAGGTGGGGGGCGGCTTCGGCGCCTTGGGCATGGCTCCGGCGGTGCACGACTTCGCTTCTGGCTTCGGCGCCACCACGCAGGACAACGGTGATGATGACACCGTTCCGTGGATCCATTACCCCATAATTGACGATGaagacgccgccgcccctgctgCTCTCGCAGCAGCGGACTATGGCTCCGACTTCTTCTCCGAgctccaggcggcggcggctgccgcggcggccgccgcgccgccgaccgaTCTCGCCTCTCTGCCAGCCTCCAATCACAACGGCGCCACCAATAACAGAAATGCTCCggttgccaccaccaccaccagggaACCCTCCAAGGAAAGCCACGGCGGCCTGTCGGTTCCCACCACCCGAGccgagccgcagccgcagccacaGCTCGCCGCAGCCAAGCTGCCTCGgtcgagcggcagcggcggcggcgagggcgtgaTGAACTTCTCGCTCTTCTCCCGCCCGGCCGTCCTGGCGAGGGCGACGCTGGAGAGCGCGCAGAGGACGCAGGGCACCGACAATAAGGCGTCCAATGTCACCGCGAGCAACCGCGTCGAGTCGACGGTCGTGCAGACGGCGAGCGGGCCAAGGAGCGCACCGGCGTTCGCCGATcagagggcggcggcgtggccgccgcAGCCGAAGGAGATGCCGTTCGCGTCCACGGCAGCCGCTCCCATGGCCCCGGCCGTTAACCTGCACCACGAGATGGGCCGTGACAGGGCAGGCCGAACCATGCCTGTCCACAAAACCGAGGCGAGGAAGGCACCTGAGGCCACGGGCGCGACATCGTCGGTGTGCTCCGGCAACGGAGCTGGGAGTGACGAGCTGTGGCGCCAGCAGAAGCGGAAGTGCCAGGCCCAGGCAGAGTGCTCAGCTAGCCAAGACGAT GATCTTGACGATGAACCTGGAGTATTGAGAAAATCTGGAACCAGGAGCACGAAACGCAGCCGCACAGCTGAGGTTCACAATTTATCAGAAAGG AGGAGAAGGGACAGGATCAATGAAAAGATGCGCGCTCTGCAAGAACTCATTCCCAACTGCAACAAG GCATGCTATGTTTTGCAGATTGATAAAGCCTCGATGCTGGATGAAGCTATAGAGTACCTCAAAACCCTTCAGCTTCAAGTACAG TTGTCATTGACACAGATGATGTCCATGGGAACTGGGCTGTGCATTCCTCCAATGCTATTACCAACAGCCATGCAGCACTTGCAAATTCCACCGATGGCTCATTTCCCTCATCTCGGCATGGGATTGGGGTACGGGATGGGCGTCTTCGACATGAGCAACACTGGAGCACTTCAGATGCCACCCATGCCTGGTGCTCACTTTCCCTGCCCAATGATCCCAGGTGCGTCACCACAAGGTCTTGGGATCCCTGGCACAAGCACCATGCCAATGTTTGGGGTTCCTGGGCAAACAATTCCTTCGTCAGCGTCTAGTGTACCACCATTTGCATCTTTGGCTGGTCTTCCTGTTAGGCCAAGCGGGGTCCCTCAAGTATCAGGCGCCATGGCTAACATGGTGCAAGACCAGCAACAAGGCATAGCGAATCAACAGCAGCAATGTCTGAACAAGGAAGCTATACAGGGAGCAAATCCAGGTGATTCACAAATGCAGATCATCATGCAG GGTGACAACGAGAATTTTAGGATACCCTCTTCAGCCCAAACAAAAAGCAGTCAATTTTCAGATGGTACCGGAAAGGGGACCAAcgctagagagagagatggggctGAAACATAA
- the LOC127777410 gene encoding transcription factor PHYTOCHROME INTERACTING FACTOR-LIKE 15 isoform X2 encodes MSDGNDFAELLWENGQAVVHGRKKHPQPAFPPFGFFGGTGGGGGGSSSRAQERQPGGIDAFAKVGGGFGALGMAPAVHDFASGFGATTQDNGDDDTVPWIHYPIIDDEDAAAPAALAAADYGSDFFSELQAAAAAAAAAAPPTDLASLPASNHNGATNNRNAPVATTTTREPSKESHGGLSVPTTRAEPQPQPQLAAAKLPRSSGSGGGEGVMNFSLFSRPAVLARATLESAQRTQGTDNKASNVTASNRVESTVVQTASGPRSAPAFADQRAAAWPPQPKEMPFASTAAAPMAPAVNLHHEMGRDRAGRTMPVHKTEARKAPEATGATSSVCSGNGAGSDELWRQQKRKCQAQAECSASQDDDLDDEPGVLRKSGTRSTKRSRTAEVHNLSERRRRDRINEKMRALQELIPNCNKACYVLQIDKASMLDEAIEYLKTLQLQVQMMSMGTGLCIPPMLLPTAMQHLQIPPMAHFPHLGMGLGYGMGVFDMSNTGALQMPPMPGAHFPCPMIPGASPQGLGIPGTSTMPMFGVPGQTIPSSASSVPPFASLAGLPVRPSGVPQVSGAMANMVQDQQQGIANQQQQCLNKEAIQGANPGDSQMQIIMQGDNENFRIPSSAQTKSSQFSDGTGKGTNARERDGAET; translated from the exons AT GTCCGACGGCAACGACTTCGCCGAGCTGCTGTGGGAGAACGGCCAGGCGGTGGTGCACGGGAGGAAGAAGCACCCGCAGCCGGCCTTCCCGCCGTTCGGCTTCTTCGGTggcaccggcggtggcggcggcggcagcagtagTAGAGCCCAGGAGAGGCAGCCCGGCGGCATCGATGCGTTCGCCAAGGTGGGGGGCGGCTTCGGCGCCTTGGGCATGGCTCCGGCGGTGCACGACTTCGCTTCTGGCTTCGGCGCCACCACGCAGGACAACGGTGATGATGACACCGTTCCGTGGATCCATTACCCCATAATTGACGATGaagacgccgccgcccctgctgCTCTCGCAGCAGCGGACTATGGCTCCGACTTCTTCTCCGAgctccaggcggcggcggctgccgcggcggccgccgcgccgccgaccgaTCTCGCCTCTCTGCCAGCCTCCAATCACAACGGCGCCACCAATAACAGAAATGCTCCggttgccaccaccaccaccagggaACCCTCCAAGGAAAGCCACGGCGGCCTGTCGGTTCCCACCACCCGAGccgagccgcagccgcagccacaGCTCGCCGCAGCCAAGCTGCCTCGgtcgagcggcagcggcggcggcgagggcgtgaTGAACTTCTCGCTCTTCTCCCGCCCGGCCGTCCTGGCGAGGGCGACGCTGGAGAGCGCGCAGAGGACGCAGGGCACCGACAATAAGGCGTCCAATGTCACCGCGAGCAACCGCGTCGAGTCGACGGTCGTGCAGACGGCGAGCGGGCCAAGGAGCGCACCGGCGTTCGCCGATcagagggcggcggcgtggccgccgcAGCCGAAGGAGATGCCGTTCGCGTCCACGGCAGCCGCTCCCATGGCCCCGGCCGTTAACCTGCACCACGAGATGGGCCGTGACAGGGCAGGCCGAACCATGCCTGTCCACAAAACCGAGGCGAGGAAGGCACCTGAGGCCACGGGCGCGACATCGTCGGTGTGCTCCGGCAACGGAGCTGGGAGTGACGAGCTGTGGCGCCAGCAGAAGCGGAAGTGCCAGGCCCAGGCAGAGTGCTCAGCTAGCCAAGACGAT GATCTTGACGATGAACCTGGAGTATTGAGAAAATCTGGAACCAGGAGCACGAAACGCAGCCGCACAGCTGAGGTTCACAATTTATCAGAAAGG AGGAGAAGGGACAGGATCAATGAAAAGATGCGCGCTCTGCAAGAACTCATTCCCAACTGCAACAAG GCATGCTATGTTTTGCAGATTGATAAAGCCTCGATGCTGGATGAAGCTATAGAGTACCTCAAAACCCTTCAGCTTCAAGTACAG ATGATGTCCATGGGAACTGGGCTGTGCATTCCTCCAATGCTATTACCAACAGCCATGCAGCACTTGCAAATTCCACCGATGGCTCATTTCCCTCATCTCGGCATGGGATTGGGGTACGGGATGGGCGTCTTCGACATGAGCAACACTGGAGCACTTCAGATGCCACCCATGCCTGGTGCTCACTTTCCCTGCCCAATGATCCCAGGTGCGTCACCACAAGGTCTTGGGATCCCTGGCACAAGCACCATGCCAATGTTTGGGGTTCCTGGGCAAACAATTCCTTCGTCAGCGTCTAGTGTACCACCATTTGCATCTTTGGCTGGTCTTCCTGTTAGGCCAAGCGGGGTCCCTCAAGTATCAGGCGCCATGGCTAACATGGTGCAAGACCAGCAACAAGGCATAGCGAATCAACAGCAGCAATGTCTGAACAAGGAAGCTATACAGGGAGCAAATCCAGGTGATTCACAAATGCAGATCATCATGCAG GGTGACAACGAGAATTTTAGGATACCCTCTTCAGCCCAAACAAAAAGCAGTCAATTTTCAGATGGTACCGGAAAGGGGACCAAcgctagagagagagatggggctGAAACATAA
- the LOC127777410 gene encoding transcription factor PHYTOCHROME INTERACTING FACTOR-LIKE 15 isoform X4, giving the protein MSDGNDFAELLWENGQAVVHGRKKHPQPAFPPFGFFGGTGGGGGGSSSRAQERQPGGIDAFAKVGGGFGALGMAPAVHDFASGFGATTQDNGDDDTVPWIHYPIIDDEDAAAPAALAAADYGSDFFSELQAAAAAAAAAAPPTDLASLPASNHNGATNNRNAPVATTTTREPSKESHGGLSVPTTRAEPQPQPQLAAAKLPRSSGSGGGEGVMNFSLFSRPAVLARATLESAQRTQGTDNKASNVTASNRVESTVVQTASGPRSAPAFADQRAAAWPPQPKEMPFASTAAAPMAPAVNLHHEMGRDRAGRTMPVHKTEARKAPEATGATSSVCSGNGAGSDELWRQQKRKCQAQAECSASQDDDLDDEPGVLRKSGTRSTKRSRTAEVHNLSERRRRDRINEKMRALQELIPNCNKIDKASMLDEAIEYLKTLQLQVQMMSMGTGLCIPPMLLPTAMQHLQIPPMAHFPHLGMGLGYGMGVFDMSNTGALQMPPMPGAHFPCPMIPGASPQGLGIPGTSTMPMFGVPGQTIPSSASSVPPFASLAGLPVRPSGVPQVSGAMANMVQDQQQGIANQQQQCLNKEAIQGANPGDSQMQIIMQGDNENFRIPSSAQTKSSQFSDGTGKGTNARERDGAET; this is encoded by the exons AT GTCCGACGGCAACGACTTCGCCGAGCTGCTGTGGGAGAACGGCCAGGCGGTGGTGCACGGGAGGAAGAAGCACCCGCAGCCGGCCTTCCCGCCGTTCGGCTTCTTCGGTggcaccggcggtggcggcggcggcagcagtagTAGAGCCCAGGAGAGGCAGCCCGGCGGCATCGATGCGTTCGCCAAGGTGGGGGGCGGCTTCGGCGCCTTGGGCATGGCTCCGGCGGTGCACGACTTCGCTTCTGGCTTCGGCGCCACCACGCAGGACAACGGTGATGATGACACCGTTCCGTGGATCCATTACCCCATAATTGACGATGaagacgccgccgcccctgctgCTCTCGCAGCAGCGGACTATGGCTCCGACTTCTTCTCCGAgctccaggcggcggcggctgccgcggcggccgccgcgccgccgaccgaTCTCGCCTCTCTGCCAGCCTCCAATCACAACGGCGCCACCAATAACAGAAATGCTCCggttgccaccaccaccaccagggaACCCTCCAAGGAAAGCCACGGCGGCCTGTCGGTTCCCACCACCCGAGccgagccgcagccgcagccacaGCTCGCCGCAGCCAAGCTGCCTCGgtcgagcggcagcggcggcggcgagggcgtgaTGAACTTCTCGCTCTTCTCCCGCCCGGCCGTCCTGGCGAGGGCGACGCTGGAGAGCGCGCAGAGGACGCAGGGCACCGACAATAAGGCGTCCAATGTCACCGCGAGCAACCGCGTCGAGTCGACGGTCGTGCAGACGGCGAGCGGGCCAAGGAGCGCACCGGCGTTCGCCGATcagagggcggcggcgtggccgccgcAGCCGAAGGAGATGCCGTTCGCGTCCACGGCAGCCGCTCCCATGGCCCCGGCCGTTAACCTGCACCACGAGATGGGCCGTGACAGGGCAGGCCGAACCATGCCTGTCCACAAAACCGAGGCGAGGAAGGCACCTGAGGCCACGGGCGCGACATCGTCGGTGTGCTCCGGCAACGGAGCTGGGAGTGACGAGCTGTGGCGCCAGCAGAAGCGGAAGTGCCAGGCCCAGGCAGAGTGCTCAGCTAGCCAAGACGAT GATCTTGACGATGAACCTGGAGTATTGAGAAAATCTGGAACCAGGAGCACGAAACGCAGCCGCACAGCTGAGGTTCACAATTTATCAGAAAGG AGGAGAAGGGACAGGATCAATGAAAAGATGCGCGCTCTGCAAGAACTCATTCCCAACTGCAACAAG ATTGATAAAGCCTCGATGCTGGATGAAGCTATAGAGTACCTCAAAACCCTTCAGCTTCAAGTACAG ATGATGTCCATGGGAACTGGGCTGTGCATTCCTCCAATGCTATTACCAACAGCCATGCAGCACTTGCAAATTCCACCGATGGCTCATTTCCCTCATCTCGGCATGGGATTGGGGTACGGGATGGGCGTCTTCGACATGAGCAACACTGGAGCACTTCAGATGCCACCCATGCCTGGTGCTCACTTTCCCTGCCCAATGATCCCAGGTGCGTCACCACAAGGTCTTGGGATCCCTGGCACAAGCACCATGCCAATGTTTGGGGTTCCTGGGCAAACAATTCCTTCGTCAGCGTCTAGTGTACCACCATTTGCATCTTTGGCTGGTCTTCCTGTTAGGCCAAGCGGGGTCCCTCAAGTATCAGGCGCCATGGCTAACATGGTGCAAGACCAGCAACAAGGCATAGCGAATCAACAGCAGCAATGTCTGAACAAGGAAGCTATACAGGGAGCAAATCCAGGTGATTCACAAATGCAGATCATCATGCAG GGTGACAACGAGAATTTTAGGATACCCTCTTCAGCCCAAACAAAAAGCAGTCAATTTTCAGATGGTACCGGAAAGGGGACCAAcgctagagagagagatggggctGAAACATAA